The sequence below is a genomic window from Massilia oculi.
TGGGCCAGAACGGCAGGTGCAGCCAGCCGGCCAGGGTGCACAGCGGGTCGCCGATGCCCGGCAGCCACGACAGCAGCATGGTCTTGGCGCCATAACGCTTGAGCCAGCCGAACCAGCGGCTCTGGCGCTCTTTCGCGAACGCGACCTTGGCGCGGTAGCCGAGGAAATAGTCGAAGGCGCCACCCAGGGTATTGCCGAGCGTCCCAACCAGGATGGCCGGCCAGAACATGTCGGGATTGGCCTTGATCACGGCGAACACGGCCGGCTCGGAGCCGAGCGGCAACAAGGTGGCGGAAACGAAACTGACGATGAAGATCGAGGTCAGCCCGACGGTCGGTGCAGCCAGGAAGTCAAGCAGCCATTGGACAGCGGATTCGATCATGCGGGCTTATTTGCGGCCTTGCGTCAGCCTAGTGGTGGCAATAAGCCTCCATTATAATGATCCGGTACTTTCGTCACGACACGATACGACGAGCCTGTCACCCAGCCTGTCGAATCGTACTGCGCGCCACGGTCACCCACCCTAGCGGAACAGTTCGCGTCGTCCGTCCCGCCGGCCCAGCCGGCCTGACCTTTGCAATCCGACCATGACTACCGACTACCTGAGAAAAATCCTGACCGCCCGCGTCTACGACGTCGCCGAACAGACGCCGCTCGACCTCGCCCCGACCCTGTCCCAGCGCATGGGCAACCGCATTTACTTCAAGCGCGAGGACATGCAGAGCGTGTTCAGCTTCAAGCTGCGTGGCGCCTACAACAAGATGGCGAACCTGACGCCCGAGCAACTCAAGCGCGGCGTGATCTGCGCCTCGGCCGGCAACCATGCCCAGGGCGTGGCGCTGTCGGCCTGCCGTCTCGGCTGCCGCGCGCTGATCGTGATGCCGACCACGACCCCGCAGGTCAAGATCGACGCGGTCAAGGCACGCGGCGGCGCCAGCGTCGAAGTCGTGCTGCATGGCGACTCGTACACCGACGCCTACAACCACGCGCTGCTGCTGGAAAAAGAGCAACGCCTGACCTTCGTGCACCCCTTCGACGATCCGGACGTGATCGCCGGCCAGGGCACGATCGGCATGGAAATCCTGCGCCAGCTGTCGAGCCCGATCCACGCGATCTTCGTCGCCATCGGCGGCGGCGGCCTGATCGCCGGCATCGGCGCCTACGTCAAGCAGATCCGGCCCGACATCAAGATCATCGGCGTGCAGACCCTGGATTCGGACGCGATGGCGCGCAGCCTGAAGGCCGGCCAGCGCGTGACCCTGACCGACGTCGGCCTGTTCTCGGACGGCACCGCGGTGCGCCTGGTGGGCGAGGAAACCTTCCGCGTCGCCCAGCAGGTGGTCGACGAGATCATCCTGGTCGACACCGACGCCATCTGCGCCGCGATCCAGGACGTGTTCCAGGATACGCGCAGCATCCTCGAGCCGGCCGGCGCGCTGGCGGTGGCCGGCGCCAAGGCCTATGTCGAGCGCTCGCAGATGAACCGCGAACCGATCAGGAACGAGACGCTGGTGGCGGTGGCCTGCGGCGCCAACATGAACTTCGACCGCCTGCGCTTCGTGGCCGAGCGCGCCGAACTGGGCGAATCGCGCGAAGCGGTATTCGCCGTGACCGTGCCCGAGCAGCGCGGCAGCTTCCGCCGTTTCTGCGCGCTGGTCGGCCCGCGCAACGTCACCGAGTTCAATTACCGCATCAGCGATGAAAGCGAGGCCCACGTCTTCGTCGGCGTGCAGGTGGGCAACCGCAGCGAGTCCGGCCTGCTGGCGCGTACCTTCGAGGAACACGGCTACAAGACGCTGGACCTCACCTACGACGAGCTGGCCAAGCTGCACATCCGCCATCTGGTGGGCGGGAAAAGTTCACTTGCGCATGACGAATTGCTGTATCGTTTCGAGTTTCCCGAACGGCCGGGTGCGCTCATGCGCTTCCTGGACAGCATGGCGCCGAACTGGAATATCTCGCTGTTCCACTACCGCAACCAGGGCGGCGACGTGGGCCGCATCCTGGTCGGGCTGCAAGTGCCGCAGGCCGAGATGGATGAGTTCCGGCAATTCCTGGCCTCGCTCGGTTACCGCTACTGGGACGAGAGCGGGAATCCCGTGTACAAGCTATTTTTGGGGGCGTAGGCCCCGGTTGTCCCTTCTTTAAATTGTTTGGGGGCGCATGCCCCTGTTGAACGCGTGGACGGCAATGCCGTCCACCCTACTATGAACACTCCTGATCAATCGCCACTTGGCAAATCTTCCGCCTACCAGAGCCAGTACGCCCCCGAGCTGCTGTTCCCGATCCCTCGCCAGCAAAAGCGCGACGAGCTGGGCCTCTCGGGCTCCCTGCCCTTCTTCGGGGTCGATATCTGGAACGCTTATGAACTGTCGTGGCTGAACATGCGCGGCAAGCCGCAGGTCGCGATCGCGACCGTGACGGCGCCCGCCGATTCGCCGAACATCATCGAATCGAAGTCGTTCAAGCTCTACCTGAACTCGTTCAACCAGACCCGCCTCGCCGGTCCCGAAGCCCTGCTGGCCCTGCTGCGCGACGACCTGTCGAACGGCTTCGGCGCGCCGGTCCACGTCACCCTGACCAGCCCGGAAGAATTCGGGGCGATCAGGATGGGCGAACTGGAAGGCACGCTGCTCGACCGCCTCGACATCGAGGTCGACGCTTACTCGCCGGCCCCGCAGCTGCTCAAGGCCAACCACGAGGAAGCGCCGGTGGAAGAAACGCTGGTGTCGCACCTGCTCAAGTCCAATTGCCTGGTCACGGGCCAGCCGGACTGGGGCACGGTGCAGATCCGCTACGTCGGCCCGCAGATCGACCAGGAGGGATTGCTGAAGTACCTGATCGGCTTCCGCGAGCACAACGAATTCCACGAGCAGTGCGTGGAGCGCATCTTCATGGACGTGCTGCGCCAGTGCCAGCCGAGCAAGCTGGCCGTGTATGCGCGCTATACGCGGCGCGGCGGCCTGGACATCAATCCGTGGCGGGCCAATTTCACCACCGGCAAGCCGGGTAATCTGCGTGGCGCGCGCCAGTAAACATCCAATTTCTGTCAGGATATTACCCGCACGCCTGTGCGTTTTTAGCGACAGGTATGCGCGGTGCATGGCCTTACCTTTTGCTATACGATACGGAACGACCTGCCTTGTTCTGAGCAGACCGTCGAGCAATCATCGGTAAACAGGAGGACCGGCATACGATTGCTGGCCTCAACAGCTGATTCGTTGAGGAAATTGCGTAACGATGTTGATGCAAGTCAACAAGCTGCTTATCCCGTTTCGACGGGTATCGTGCGGCCGTTCGGCGAGAAGGCCAAACTGTCGCGAAATCGAGTGTCTCGGGCCCCAAACAGGCCTATAATCCCGTGCTCGCAAGCACTCCACGCGTGCATCGCACCCACGTTATGACGAATCTAAGCAAAATCCTCTCGCTCGAGAACGTCCAACTCGATATCGAAGTGTCGAGCAAGAAACGAGCCTTCGAGCAAGCCGGCCTGATCTTCGAGAACAACTGCGGCATCGCCCGTTCGATCGTGTCGGACAACCTGTTCGCGCGCGAACGCCTGGGCTCGACAGGCCTGGGACACGGCGTCGCCGTCCCGCACGGCCGCATCAAGGGCAGCAAGAGCCTCAAGTCTCCGCTGGCCGCCTTCGTGCGCCTGAAGGAGCCGATTCCCTTCGAGTCGCCCGACGGCCAGCCGGTGAGCCTGCTGTTCTTCCTCTTGATCCCGGATCACGTCACCCAGCAGCACCTCGAGATCCTGTCCGAGATCGCCGAACTGTTCTCCGACGAGTCGGTGCGCACCGCCCTGGCGACCGACCCGGATCCGAAGTCGGTGCATGACCGCATTATCAACTGGCAACCCAGCCTTCAGGCTCTGGGTTAAACTGATCGTTTGCTGAACGCGCGGCAATCACGCCGCGCGCCATTCTTGCGACGACGACAATGCCCATGCTGCAGTCTCCGCTGACCATCCAACGGCTGTACGACGACAACCGCGACAGCCTGCAACTCGGCTGGTTCGCGGGCTTTCCCGGCGGTGAACGCCAGATCGCCGGCGACGCCGCCTCGGCCGCCGACCAGGTCGGCCACCTGAACCTGATCCACCCGGGTCGCATC
It includes:
- a CDS encoding YqaA family protein, coding for MIESAVQWLLDFLAAPTVGLTSIFIVSFVSATLLPLGSEPAVFAVIKANPDMFWPAILVGTLGNTLGGAFDYFLGYRAKVAFAKERQSRWFGWLKRYGAKTMLLSWLPGIGDPLCTLAGWLHLPFWPSVLYMAIGKFARYLTMTLALLYIPDGFWTNLGDMLTRITG
- the ilvA gene encoding threonine ammonia-lyase, biosynthetic — protein: MTTDYLRKILTARVYDVAEQTPLDLAPTLSQRMGNRIYFKREDMQSVFSFKLRGAYNKMANLTPEQLKRGVICASAGNHAQGVALSACRLGCRALIVMPTTTPQVKIDAVKARGGASVEVVLHGDSYTDAYNHALLLEKEQRLTFVHPFDDPDVIAGQGTIGMEILRQLSSPIHAIFVAIGGGGLIAGIGAYVKQIRPDIKIIGVQTLDSDAMARSLKAGQRVTLTDVGLFSDGTAVRLVGEETFRVAQQVVDEIILVDTDAICAAIQDVFQDTRSILEPAGALAVAGAKAYVERSQMNREPIRNETLVAVACGANMNFDRLRFVAERAELGESREAVFAVTVPEQRGSFRRFCALVGPRNVTEFNYRISDESEAHVFVGVQVGNRSESGLLARTFEEHGYKTLDLTYDELAKLHIRHLVGGKSSLAHDELLYRFEFPERPGALMRFLDSMAPNWNISLFHYRNQGGDVGRILVGLQVPQAEMDEFRQFLASLGYRYWDESGNPVYKLFLGA
- the queF gene encoding NADPH-dependent 7-cyano-7-deazaguanine reductase QueF (Catalyzes the NADPH-dependent reduction of 7-cyano-7-deazaguanine (preQ0) to 7-aminomethyl-7-deazaguanine (preQ1) in queuosine biosynthesis), with translation MNTPDQSPLGKSSAYQSQYAPELLFPIPRQQKRDELGLSGSLPFFGVDIWNAYELSWLNMRGKPQVAIATVTAPADSPNIIESKSFKLYLNSFNQTRLAGPEALLALLRDDLSNGFGAPVHVTLTSPEEFGAIRMGELEGTLLDRLDIEVDAYSPAPQLLKANHEEAPVEETLVSHLLKSNCLVTGQPDWGTVQIRYVGPQIDQEGLLKYLIGFREHNEFHEQCVERIFMDVLRQCQPSKLAVYARYTRRGGLDINPWRANFTTGKPGNLRGARQ
- a CDS encoding PTS sugar transporter subunit IIA codes for the protein MTNLSKILSLENVQLDIEVSSKKRAFEQAGLIFENNCGIARSIVSDNLFARERLGSTGLGHGVAVPHGRIKGSKSLKSPLAAFVRLKEPIPFESPDGQPVSLLFFLLIPDHVTQQHLEILSEIAELFSDESVRTALATDPDPKSVHDRIINWQPSLQALG